A portion of the Oncorhynchus clarkii lewisi isolate Uvic-CL-2024 chromosome 27, UVic_Ocla_1.0, whole genome shotgun sequence genome contains these proteins:
- the LOC139386044 gene encoding protein FAM131A-like isoform X2, giving the protein MLPKSRRALTIQEIAALARSSLHGISQAMKDHVTRPTGMAQGRVAHLIEWKGWCKPTDTPAALESDFNNYSDLTEGEQEARFAAGVAEQFAIAEAKLRAWSSVDGDDSNDDSYDEDFIPANEPTTQSTEVPPYLRDLLHSQVCQHLGLRGPCCEGAGRGDRPSPTSTDTICSSLCSLDEQHPLLRDLTHHCGNNYGNAAELAAKILSALQGGEELLLARLQRVEQGVRGGGDFNSLGGGRGRPGGEESPCYSVTYSETYLSPGEDDDTPCKDYEGTVCQGEGDGEVYPPDYATHRKVSDVASSGVVSLDEDEEEEKEEEEREREQGNQCH; this is encoded by the exons ATGTTACCAAAATCAAGAAGAGCACTTACCATTCAAGAGATCGCGGCATTAGCCAGATCTTCATTACATG GCATTTCCCAGGCGATGAAGGACCATGTGACACGGCCCACAGGCATGGCCCAGGGCAGGGTGGCCCACCTGATAGAGTGGAAGGGCTGGTGTAAGCCCACTGACACCCCCGCAGCTCTGGAGTCTGACTTCAACAACTACTCTGACCTCactgagggagaacaggaggCCCGCTTCGCTGCAG GTGTGGCGGAGCAGTTTGCCATAGCGGAGGCTAAGCTGAGAGCCTGGTCGTCTGTGGATGGAGATGACTCTAATGACGACTCTTATGATGAGGACTTCATTCCCGCCAACGAGCCCACAACACAAAGCAcgg AGGTGCCCCCCTACCTGAGGGACCTTCTTCACAGTCAGGTGTGTCAGCACCTGGGTCTGCGGGGGCCGTGCTGCGAGGGAGCAGGTAGAGGAGACAGGCCCTCGCCCACTTCCACAGACACCATCTGCTCCAGCCTCTGCAGCCTGGACGAGCAACACCCCTTACTGCGAGATCTCACCCATCACTGCGGCAACAACTACGGTAACGCCGCCGAGCTGGCTGCCAAGATCCTCTCGGCCCTGCAAGGGGGAGAGGAGCTGCTGTTGGCCCGCCTCCAGAGGGTGGAGCAGGGGGTTAGAGGGGGAGGGGACTTCAACAGCCTGGGGGGTGGGAGGGGCCGGCCAGGGGGGGAGGAATCGCCCTGCTACTCTGTGACCTACTCCGAGACCTACCTGTCACCCGGGGAGGACGACGATACGCCCTGCAAAGACTACGAGGGCACCGTGTgccagggagaaggagatggcgAGGTGTACCCACCTGACTATGCCACCCACAGGAAGGTCTCAGACGTAGCCTCCTCCGGGGTGGTGTCTCTGGacgaggatgaagaggaggaaaaggaggaggaggagagggagagagagcagggaaacCAATGTCATTGA
- the LOC139386044 gene encoding protein FAM131A-like isoform X1 gives MVLTALTQFSCKVNVEDTVEMLPKSRRALTIQEIAALARSSLHGISQAMKDHVTRPTGMAQGRVAHLIEWKGWCKPTDTPAALESDFNNYSDLTEGEQEARFAAGVAEQFAIAEAKLRAWSSVDGDDSNDDSYDEDFIPANEPTTQSTEVPPYLRDLLHSQVCQHLGLRGPCCEGAGRGDRPSPTSTDTICSSLCSLDEQHPLLRDLTHHCGNNYGNAAELAAKILSALQGGEELLLARLQRVEQGVRGGGDFNSLGGGRGRPGGEESPCYSVTYSETYLSPGEDDDTPCKDYEGTVCQGEGDGEVYPPDYATHRKVSDVASSGVVSLDEDEEEEKEEEEREREQGNQCH, from the exons ATGGTTTTGACTGCGTTGACCCAGTTTAGCTGCAAG GTAAATGTTGAAGACACCGTTGAAATGTTACCAAAATCAAGAAGAGCACTTACCATTCAAGAGATCGCGGCATTAGCCAGATCTTCATTACATG GCATTTCCCAGGCGATGAAGGACCATGTGACACGGCCCACAGGCATGGCCCAGGGCAGGGTGGCCCACCTGATAGAGTGGAAGGGCTGGTGTAAGCCCACTGACACCCCCGCAGCTCTGGAGTCTGACTTCAACAACTACTCTGACCTCactgagggagaacaggaggCCCGCTTCGCTGCAG GTGTGGCGGAGCAGTTTGCCATAGCGGAGGCTAAGCTGAGAGCCTGGTCGTCTGTGGATGGAGATGACTCTAATGACGACTCTTATGATGAGGACTTCATTCCCGCCAACGAGCCCACAACACAAAGCAcgg AGGTGCCCCCCTACCTGAGGGACCTTCTTCACAGTCAGGTGTGTCAGCACCTGGGTCTGCGGGGGCCGTGCTGCGAGGGAGCAGGTAGAGGAGACAGGCCCTCGCCCACTTCCACAGACACCATCTGCTCCAGCCTCTGCAGCCTGGACGAGCAACACCCCTTACTGCGAGATCTCACCCATCACTGCGGCAACAACTACGGTAACGCCGCCGAGCTGGCTGCCAAGATCCTCTCGGCCCTGCAAGGGGGAGAGGAGCTGCTGTTGGCCCGCCTCCAGAGGGTGGAGCAGGGGGTTAGAGGGGGAGGGGACTTCAACAGCCTGGGGGGTGGGAGGGGCCGGCCAGGGGGGGAGGAATCGCCCTGCTACTCTGTGACCTACTCCGAGACCTACCTGTCACCCGGGGAGGACGACGATACGCCCTGCAAAGACTACGAGGGCACCGTGTgccagggagaaggagatggcgAGGTGTACCCACCTGACTATGCCACCCACAGGAAGGTCTCAGACGTAGCCTCCTCCGGGGTGGTGTCTCTGGacgaggatgaagaggaggaaaaggaggaggaggagagggagagagagcagggaaacCAATGTCATTGA
- the LOC139385755 gene encoding alkaline phosphatase, tissue-nonspecific isozyme has product METQKWSIVALCLLGVLGSTTAKDRYVFEKSLCPVKEENPEFWRAQGAKALQAALNRKLNTNVAKNIMLFLGDGMGITTITAARILKGQMHNQSGEETVMTMDTFPHAGLLKTYSVDFQIPDSSSTATAYLCGVKTNLNTVGVNAAARNGICKTQKGNEVTSILKWAKDAGKSVGIVTTTRVQHATPATTYAHSASRKWYSDADMPASAKKEGCTDIASQLLKNTDIDVIIGGGRKYMTPKGTWDPEYPRDLASSGKRQDGRHLISDWQKMKVGKVARYVWNRTDFDAVDPDTTDYLMALFEPGDLRFDVERDPTMDPSIAETTEKAIRILSKNPKGFFLLVEGGRIDQGHHASRASMALHETVAFDNAVAKGLELTNEEETLTLVTADHSHAFTFNGYPFRGQSILGKSPLYGKDMLPYTTLMYGNGPGYKVVDNKRPDIGKVDTQSKDYVQLSAVPLDTETHGGEDVAVLARGPMAHLFHGVQEQSYLAHAMAYAGCVGRDLRHCESRPQHTNTKRILVSATDDDRNSAPSQVSSISLVTALLVAVLH; this is encoded by the exons ATAGGTATGTTTTTGAAAAGTCTCTATGTCCAGTTAAGGAGGAGAACCCAGAGTTCTGGAGAGCCCAGGGTGCCAAGGCTTTGCAAGCGGCCCTGAACAGGAAGTTGAACACCAATGTGGCCAAAAACATCATGCTCTTCCTGGGTGACG GTATGGGCATTACCACCATCACAGCAGCTCGAATCCTCAAGGGCCAGATGCACAACCAGTCTGGAGAGGAGACAGTGATGACCATGGATACTTTCCCCCATGCGGGCCTCCTCAAg aCATACAGTGTTGACTTCCAGATCCCTGACAGTTCATCCACAGCCACAGCCTACCTGTGTGGTGTTAAGACCAACCTGAACACGGTCGGTGTGAATGCTGCCGCTCGCAACGGAATCTGCAAGACCCAGAAGGGCAACGAGGTCACCTCTATTCTCAAGTGGGCCAAAGATGCTG GTAAATCGGTTGGCATCGTCACAACAACGCGGGTCCAGCATGCAACTCCTGCCACAACCTATGCCCACAGTGCCAGCAGGAAGTGGTACAGCGATGCAGACATGCCCGCCTCTGCCAAGAAAGAAGGATGCACAGACATTGCCTCTCAGCTCCTAAAAAACACTGACATTGAT GTGATCATCGGCGGGGGGAGGAAGTACATGACCCCTAAGGGCACCTGGGACCCAGAGTACCCCCGAGACCTGGCCTCCAGTGGCAAGAGACAGGACGGACGCCACCTCATCTCTGACTGGCAGAAGATGAAAGTCGGAAAg gtggcTCGTTACGTGTGGAACAGGACTGACTTTGACGCTGTGGACCCTGACACCACTGACTACCTTATGG CGCTGTTTGAGCCTGGAGACCTGCGCTTTGATGTGGAGAGAGACCCCACCATGGACCCTTCCATCGCTGAGACCACAGAAAAGGCCATCCGCATCCTCAGCAAAAACCCCAAGGGATTCTTCCTCCTGGTAGAAG gtggacGTATCGACCAGGGCCACCATGCCAGCAGAGCCTCCATGGCGTTGCACGAGACGGTTGCCTTTGACAATGCTGTTGCCAAGGGCCTGGAGCTGACCAATGAGGAGGAGACTCTCACCCTGGTGACAGCTGACCACTCCCACGCCTTCACCTTCAATGGATACCCCTTTAGAGGGCAAAGCATTCTGG gGAAATCTCCTCTGTATGGGAAGGATATGCTGCCTTACACAACCCTGATGTACGGAAACGGCCCTGGATACAAAGTCGTAGACAACAAGCGCCCTGACATCGGTAAAGTGGATACAC AGTCGAAGGACTACGTGCAGCTGTCTGCAGTGCCCCTGGACACTGAGACCCATGGTGGGGAAGATGTGGCAGTGCTGGCCCGCGGCCCCATGGCCCACCTCTTCCACGGGGTCCAGGAGCAGAGTTACCTGGCCCATGCCATGGCCTATGCTGGCTGTGTGGGACGGGACCTCAGGCACTGTGAAAGTAGACCTCAACACACCAATACCAAGAGGATCCTTGtcagtgctactgatgatgatagGAACAGTGCACCATCCCAggtatcctccatctctctggttACTGCCCTACTGGTTGCCGTGCTGCACTGA